One Tubulanus polymorphus chromosome 5, tnTubPoly1.2, whole genome shotgun sequence DNA segment encodes these proteins:
- the LOC141905183 gene encoding LOW QUALITY PROTEIN: protein arginine N-methyltransferase 5-like (The sequence of the model RefSeq protein was modified relative to this genomic sequence to represent the inferred CDS: deleted 2 bases in 1 codon), with translation MTEASSSNRCASGLDYFDVPDITKALDEAGKSGYEFITCPIVNPRFKSELIGGTPAVNRAEPLTRSDLVITSQDWSSLVVGKISPWIDLDSKNEIHRKNSEKALKQEFLFAGHLSLPAVLINLRSYDCIGLARCLSEHLIKGPNQQYWIKIPIKPASTQLDPVFDGDIDGATETDTWEWWNRFRTFCDTNKKVGIALELQEDLPSEKEIERWAGEPVKAVFIPTRLFLANKKGYPVLPRCHQSLLRWLFKLNIQMIVSGTTQFPGKGMKVYGQYLEHIWIWQTKPQLDQVALFAKGFEDYLQSPLQPLMDNLESQTYEVFEKDPIKYSQYQKAVYFALLDRVPYEEKEFNVQVVMVVGAGRGPLVQASIIAAAKAHRKIRIFAVEKNPNAIVTLENRKLEEWGDQVTVVSSDMRIWDAPEKADIIVSELLGSFGDNELSPECLDGAQKFLKPDGISIPYKYTSYLAPIQSSRLFNEVRLCKEKDKPAETPFETPFVVRLHNCSLLGKPQSVFTFTHPNRSIPIDNTRYNQNTFTVDQNCIVHGIAGYFDTYLYKDVMLSINPDTHSPGMFSWFPILFPIREPVYMKSGETLKIHFWRLTDNKNVWYEWCISEPRPMPIHNPKGRSYTIGL, from the exons ATGACTGAGGCGAGCAGTTCTAACCGGTGCGCCAGCGGGTTAGATTACTTCGACGTACCAGATATCACTAAAGCTCTCGATGAAGCCGGAAAATCAGGATACGAGTTTATAACCTGTCCGATCGTGAATCCTCGATTCAAATCTGAATTAATCGGCGGGACTCCGGCCGTGAATCGAGCTGAACCTTTAACCAGGTCTGATCTAGTGATCACTAGTCAGGACTGGAGTTCGTTAGTCGTCGGTAAGATTTCACCTTGGATCGATCTCGACAGTAAAAACGAGATTCATCGTAAAAACTCTGAGAAAGCTTTAAAACAGGAATTCCTATTCGCGGGGCACCTGTCATTACCAGCTGTATTGATTAATCTGAGGAGCTATGATTGTATCGGTTTAGCTCGATGTCTATCGGAACATCTGATCAAGGGTCCCAATCAACAATACTGGATTAAAATACCGATTAAACCGGCTAGTACTCAATTAGATCCAGTATTCGACGGTGATATAGACGGCGCCACCGAGACCGACACGTGGGAATGGTGGAATCGTTTTCGTACATTTTGCGACACAAACAAGAAAGTGGGAATCGCGTTGGAATTACAGGAAGATTTACCGTCGGAGAAAGAGATAGAAAGATGGGCGGGTGAACCGGTTAAAGCTGTATTTATACCGACACGTTTATTCCTCGCTAATAAAAAGGGTTACCCCGTGTTACCGAGGTGTCATCAGTCATTGTTGCGCTGGTTATTTAAACTCAATATTCAGATGATCGTTTCCGGGACGACGCAATTTCCCGGTAAAGGAATGAAAGTTTACGGTCAATATCTCGAACACATCTGG ATCTGGCAGACGAAACCTCAGTTAGACCAGGTGGCGCTGTTCGCTAAGGGTTTCGaggattatttacaaagtCCGCTGCAACCGTTAATGGACAATCTCGAATCTCAAACTTACGAAGTTTTCGAGAAAGATCCGATAAAATATTCTCAATATCAGAAAGCTGTTTATTTCGCGTTGTTAGATCGAGTACCGTATGAAGAGAAGGAGTTTAACGTACAGGTAGTGATGGTAGTCGGAGCCGGTCGAGGTCCGCTCGTTCAAGCCTCCATCATCGCCGCCGCTAAGGCTCATCGCAAAATACGAATCTTCGCCGTCGAGAAAAATCCAAACGCGATCGTTACCTTGGAGAATCGAAAACTAGAAGAATGGGGTGATCAGGTGACAGTTGTCTCGTCCGATATGAGAATATGGGACGCCCCGGAAAAAGCGGATATAATCGTAAGCGAATTACTGGGATCGTTCGGGGATAACGAACTATCCCCGGAATGTCTCGACGGAGCTCAGAAATTCCTCAAACCGGACGGGATTAGTATCCCGTATAAATACACGTCGTATCTCGCTCCTATTCAATCGTCGCGACTTTTTAACGAGGTTCGATTGTGTAAAGAGAAAGATAAACCGGCGGAGACTCCGTTTGAAACTCCGTTCGTCGTTAGGTTACATAACTGTAGTTTATTGGGTAAACCTCAGTCCGTGTTTACATTTACTCATCCGAATCGGTCGATACCTATCGATAATACTCGCTATAATCAGAATACATTCACCGTCGATCAAAACTGTATCGTCCACGGTATCGCCGGATACTTCGATACGTATCTATATAAAGACGTAATGTTAAGTATCAATCCGGATACTCATTCACCCGGTATGTTCAGCTGGTTTCCGATACTGTTCCCGATACGCGAACCGGTTTACATGAAATCTGGAGAAACGTTGAAGATTCATTTCTGGAGATTAACCGATAATAAGAACGTCTGGTACGAATGGTGTATTAGTGAACCGAGGCCGATGCCTATACATAACCCTAAAGGAAGGTCTTACACTATCGGACTTTAA
- the LOC141905854 gene encoding proline-rich protein PRCC-like, with product MTSLVAYASSDDEESTSENEETNESTSSTSVIKLKPSPATASSSTKLPDHPTSNKAADLIGGYEDDIVEDEFKKLPGAITAENLPKPKPKPVGPANRPAGPANRPAGPAVRKPVKIAAITMTNFDSDDSDDDEPSSKKMKKSSKGCGLTAILPAPKHTTIKETKRALIPHTLTKKPAAPAAAAAAAVRKPVKKHPAKTSSNLISLKSGVADESDEETEETIDFFSLDKRSFDPQQSAINLPPPTVVMTNPKPSLNTDYNNMNVNQTAASVSTAAVTVDTGCYSNEGINDRYEQQSDPQHSLEDVDRFIQDEEFIKFAGKKFSSKEDIAIIDVHADSQMSRVEVMKSLSEETDMRSHSQRNKGMPSGQHRRKHQITYLAFQAKEREIELKNQWAQNRMNKRTAQSKYGF from the exons ATGACGTCACTGGTGGCGTACGCGAGCAGTGATGATGAGGAAAGTACGAGTGAAAATGAGGAGACAAACGAATCTACGTCTTCGACTTCAGTCATCAAGCTGAAACCCTCACCTGCCACAGCTAGCTCTTCAACCA aattACCTGATCATCCTACTAGTAACAAAGCAGCTGATCTGATTGGAggatatgaagatgatattgttgaagatgaatttaaaaAGCTTCCGGGTGCAATCACAGCGGAAAATTTACCTAAACCCAAACCTAAACCAGTGGGACCAGCTAACAGACCAGCCGGACCAGCTAACAGACCAGCTGGACCTGCCGTGCGTAAACCGGTGAAGATAGCTGCGATAACAATGACTAAT TTTGATTCTGATGactctgatgatgatgaaccttcttcgaaaaaaatgaaaaagagttCAAAG GGTTGTGGATTGACTGCTATTTTACCTGCTCCAAAACACACAACAATCAAAGAGACAAAACGTGCTTTAATTCCACACACATTAACGAAAAaaccagcagcaccagcagcagcagcagcagcagccgtgCGGAAACCTGTGAAAAAACATCCTGCTAAAACATCATCCAATCTGATATCGCTAAAATCCGGTGTCGCTGATGAGAGCGACGAGGAAACCGAGGAGACAATCGATTTCTTCTCTTTAGACAAACGGTCATTTGACCCGCAACAGAGCGCGATAAACTTACCCCCGCCTACTGTCGTCATGACAAACCCTAAACCTAGTTTAAATACGGATTATAATAACATGAACGTTAATCAAACTGCTGCCTCCGTTTCAACTGCAGCTGTTACCGTGGATACGGGATGTTACAGTAACGAGGGAATAAATGATCGATATGAACAACAATCTGATCCGCAACATTCTCTGGAAGATGTAGATCGCTTCATACAAGATGAAGAG ttcataaaATTTGCGGGTAAGAAATTCAGCAGTAAAGAAGATATAGCTATAATAGATGTTCATGCAGACAGTCAGATGAGTAGAGTGGAGGTGATGAAATCATTGTCTGAAGAAACCGATATGAGATCTCACAGTCAGAGAAATAAAGGAATGCCGAGTGGACAGCATCGCAGAAAACATCAAATCACATACCTAGCTTTCCag GCGAAGGAGAGAGAGATTGAATTGAAGAATCAATGGGCTCAGAACAGAATGAATAAAAGAACGGCTCAAAGTAAATACGGATTCTAA
- the LOC141905859 gene encoding phosphopantothenoylcysteine decarboxylase-like, giving the protein MSEKIKLDKYRVLVCCTGSVAAVNIPDIVNELLKLPVEQIEVKVAPTEKSLKFFDPNSLPVKVVFDEDEWTANWRDRSILYKEPVLHIELRKWADIILIAPLNANTLAKIANGISDNLLTCVLRVYKPDKPVLFATAMNVSMWDHPITNQHIETLKQWGYTEIPCIKKKLACGDIGFGGLAETTTIVTKVYQSLLEMNGIEI; this is encoded by the exons ATGTCTGAAAAGATAAAATTGGATAAATATCGAGTATTGGTTTGTTGTACGGGTAGCGTAGCAGCGGTTAATATACCTGATATTGTGAATGAGTTATTGAAATTACCAGTTGAACAG atCGAGGTTAAAGTTGCACCGACTGAGAAATCGCTGAAATTCTTCGATCCAAATTCACTTCCAGTGAAGGTTGTATTTGATGAGGACGAATGGACCGCAAACTGGAGG GATAGAAGTATTTTGTACAAGGAGCCTGTTTTACATATAGAATTGAGAAAGTGGGCTGATATCATACTGATAGCACCTCTAAATGCGAATACATTAGCTAAAATAGCTAATGGTATCTCTGATAATTTACTA ACTTGTGTGCTGCGTGTATATAAACCTGATAAACCTGTCTTATTCGCAACTGCTATGAATGTTTCAATGTGGGATCATCCAATCACTAATCAACACATTGAAACTCTGAAACAATGGGGATATACTGAAATACCTTGTATCAAAAAGAAGCTAGCATGTGGTGATATAG GTTTTGGAGGATTGGCAGAAACCACGACCATTGTTACCAAGGTTTATCAAAGTTTACTGGAAATGAACGGCATTGAAATATAA
- the LOC141906085 gene encoding uncharacterized protein LOC141906085 gives MKMLGLVTRKASVHKLTLGLIVIISLFLVYKQYTSTPEFSKRVRKRLQHRHQYRGFSRRQEVLDLPANPNYRIKYSLANFDNEPSVDLKRFRKVLNEDETEAYVRLVKTFQKVVTVFNLTYFIYGGSLLGSYRHHGFIPWDDDFDVIMDYRAQRQIYRVLNSVADHELDITQMIRWKFYNRHESRNIRKYIPWRYPFIDISFFNLSDNYIQDIDPSSRNFRFPIEIVFPLKQRPFEGLWLPTPKHSQQFLAMTYKMDVCSSPGYIHKAELAYHDNSISHLPCDRLTDKYPFVIRRPDVVTNGDDRTEEQLTLKDKVLSTVFIQD, from the coding sequence ATGAAGATGTTGGGGCTAGTTACGAGGAAAGCGAGTGTCCATAAACTAACCCTGGGTCTGATAGTTATAATCAGTCTATTCTTGGTTTATAAACAATACACATCGACACCAGAATTCAGTAAACGGGTCAGAAAAAGACTTCAACATCGTCATCAATATCGCGGCTTCTCCCGCCGTCAAGAGGTGCTAGATTTACCCGCTAATCCGAATTATAGGATTAAATACAGCCTAGCTAATTTCGATAACGAACCTTCGGTGGATTTGAAACGATTTCGTAAAGTTTTAAATGAGGATGAAACGGAAGCTTACGTCAGACTGGTCAAAACATTTCAGAAAGTCGTCACCGTCTTCAATCTCACATATTTCATATACGGAGGTTCTTTATTGGGTTCTTACAGACATCACGGGTTCATCCCGTGGGACGACGATTTCGATGTGATCATGGATTACAGAGCTCAAAGACAAATATACAGAGTTTTAAACAGCGTCGCTGATCACGAATTAGACATTACTCAAATGATAAGGTGGAAGTTTTACAATCGTCACGAAAGTAGGAATATCCGTAAATATATCCCGTGGAGATATCCGTTTATTGATATCAGTTTCTTTAATCTATCGGATAATTACATACAAGATATCGATCCGTCGTCGAGGAATTTTcgatttcctattgaaatAGTATTTCCATTGAAACAAAGACCGTTTGAAGGCTTGTGGTTGCCCACGCCCAAACACAGTCAACAATTCCTCGCTATGACGTATAAAATGGATGTGTGCAGCTCGCCGGGTTACATACATAAAGCCGAGTTAGCTTATCACGATAATTCCATCTCACATTTACCGTGTGATAGGTTAACGGATAAATATCCGTTTGTTATAAGGAGACCCGACGTTGTGACCAATGGTGATGACCGAACAGAAGAACAATTAACGTTAAAAGATAAAGTTTTAAGTACAGTTTTTATTCAGGATTGA